The proteins below come from a single Natranaerofaba carboxydovora genomic window:
- a CDS encoding cation diffusion facilitator family transporter yields MKDNDYYKKEKTFRVAWIISLIGSSITVYAYIVSGSATIFADLFRRSTELLSMFISWLIFVKINKKSNIKPVYFTSKLENVSGLLISFVMFFSFILISINTIEEFMSPKPVGWIIPGLLLAVFGVIINSYFWRRHTKFSKEESSPIIEAQRRLYRSKTMVDASVVITLITSKIFESYHWHLYIDPIGSVIVAAFILFSAIKVFSESIGVFFD; encoded by the coding sequence TTGAAAGATAATGATTATTATAAAAAAGAAAAGACTTTTCGCGTGGCCTGGATAATAAGTTTAATCGGTTCTTCTATTACAGTTTATGCTTATATTGTTAGTGGATCTGCTACTATTTTTGCAGATCTATTTCGTCGTAGTACAGAACTACTTAGTATGTTCATTTCCTGGTTAATATTTGTCAAAATTAATAAAAAATCTAATATTAAGCCTGTTTATTTTACATCCAAATTAGAAAATGTTTCAGGTCTTCTTATTTCTTTTGTTATGTTTTTTTCATTTATTCTTATCTCGATTAATACTATTGAAGAGTTTATGTCACCTAAACCAGTAGGATGGATAATCCCAGGCCTTTTGCTAGCTGTTTTTGGAGTTATAATAAATAGCTACTTTTGGAGAAGACATACTAAATTTTCTAAAGAAGAGTCAAGTCCAATTATTGAAGCTCAAAGAAGATTATATCGTTCAAAAACGATGGTAGATGCCAGCGTAGTTATCACTTTGATTACTTCTAAAATTTTTGAATCTTATCACTGGCATTTATATATAGATCCAATAGGCTCTGTGATAGTAGCTGCTTTTATACTATTTTCAGCTATTAAAGTTTTTTCAGAATCGATAGGTGTTTTCTTTGATTAA
- a CDS encoding phenylacetate--CoA ligase family protein, with the protein MDREELKKLQSKRLRNVVYRVYNNVPYYRKLFDERGIEPGDIKGVDDLHKLPFTTKDALRENYPYGLFAAPLSEINRTHASSGTTGKPTVVGYTKHDLEVWGELIARMATQAGVTKDDVVQVSYGYGLFTGGLGFHYGLEKIGAAIIPASVGNTSRQIMLMEDLGATVLACTPSYALYMAEVLEESEYSRQNLNIRLGLFGAEPWTENMREQLKAKLDITPSDNYGLSEIIGPGVSGECPSFKGLHIAEDHFIPEIIDPETGENLEPGEEGELVFTTITKEGLPVIRYRTKDISTLWDEPCECGRTSARMNKVTGRTDDMIIIRGVNVFPSQIESVLMGVKGIAPHYQIIVDKKGHLDDLSVVVELEEELYAGGLDIKAMENKIRKKLNSVLTIDVKVKLVEPKTIERTEGKAKRVIDKRTLNV; encoded by the coding sequence ATGGACAGAGAAGAACTTAAGAAACTTCAATCAAAAAGATTAAGAAATGTGGTTTATAGGGTTTATAACAATGTTCCGTATTACCGCAAACTTTTTGACGAGAGAGGTATAGAGCCCGGGGATATTAAAGGAGTAGATGACCTACACAAGTTGCCTTTTACTACCAAAGATGCTTTGAGAGAAAATTATCCATACGGATTATTTGCCGCGCCATTATCCGAAATTAACAGGACTCACGCTTCATCGGGTACTACCGGGAAACCAACAGTTGTTGGCTATACTAAACATGACTTAGAAGTCTGGGGAGAACTGATTGCTAGAATGGCTACTCAGGCTGGAGTCACTAAAGATGATGTAGTACAGGTTAGTTATGGTTATGGTTTATTTACTGGAGGTCTTGGTTTTCATTATGGTCTCGAAAAAATAGGAGCTGCTATAATTCCTGCCTCTGTTGGTAATACCAGCAGGCAAATTATGTTGATGGAAGATTTGGGTGCTACAGTTTTAGCTTGTACGCCTTCATATGCACTTTATATGGCAGAAGTTTTGGAAGAATCAGAATATAGTAGGCAGAATTTGAACATAAGATTAGGTCTTTTTGGAGCTGAGCCATGGACGGAAAATATGAGAGAACAGCTTAAAGCAAAATTAGATATAACTCCGTCAGATAATTATGGTCTTAGTGAAATAATTGGACCTGGAGTATCTGGAGAATGTCCGTCCTTCAAAGGACTTCATATAGCAGAGGACCATTTCATTCCAGAGATTATTGATCCAGAAACCGGAGAAAATTTAGAACCTGGAGAAGAAGGTGAACTAGTATTTACAACTATTACAAAAGAAGGTTTGCCTGTAATTCGCTACAGAACCAAAGATATATCTACCCTATGGGACGAGCCGTGTGAATGTGGTCGTACCTCAGCTAGAATGAACAAAGTAACTGGCAGAACTGATGATATGATAATTATCAGAGGTGTAAATGTATTTCCTTCACAAATAGAAAGTGTACTTATGGGTGTTAAAGGAATTGCACCGCACTATCAAATAATAGTTGACAAAAAAGGACATCTTGACGATTTGAGTGTAGTTGTTGAACTAGAAGAGGAATTATATGCAGGTGGCTTGGATATAAAAGCTATGGAAAACAAAATTAGAAAGAAGTTAAACTCTGTTTTGACTATTGATGTTAAAGTAAAACTTGTGGAACCAAAAACAATTGAAAGAACAGAAGGAAAGGCTAAACGTGTTATTGATAAAAGAACACTAAATGTCTAA
- a CDS encoding phosphodiester glycosidase family protein has translation MKKLTTITISAIIMLFLSTGFVLAEDNAANKENNNDQKNDIVIYIEDEEVSKELEPIIRDDRTYAPVRNLAETLGADVKFKPEDRRIIISYDNLEISMWIDNEYVIVNDKETETDSPVFIENDRSYAPLRFLAEWFEYDVKWNEESRSVDLTPKYEKEEEKEDEKKEKEEKYEQPDFDIDLEDEKIRVELNIEDFQTVDEHVYKEEQKLLDVEFEDNEINFYFTGEKYYKLIDQFNDPLLEEIVVEPLDLDEIDDVSDDYEDNEELNINKLTFRLKYPIPENNFEYYDLLDAENKLEFNIFREFKEVKKEKELEAGLLSRNIFKGVRDGPLNINKLYFDPEESDLELDLVLAQDEIKGLESIEEIAKRKEAVAAINGGYFHWQGDPLGLTIKNGRLITHPRNSSSAFIMDGETNKAEIKQIDMGDDHKAIINDGEFELNIYHFNRTRGEGRVIVYTREYGEKTGTPDENDKGHKEFVVVDGKVKEINYGDSKIPEDGYVISVDEKNDDDWDIIKEDDEIKLEWDLEPELTLENISFAIGAGPGLISDGEINVKTEEEKVADNISTGRNPRTAIGILPDDEILLITVDGRAPTKSIGFELEELAEYLKDLGVKSALNLDGGGSTMMWLEDEIINHPSGATLRNIGNALVIS, from the coding sequence TTGAAAAAACTAACAACAATAACCATTTCAGCAATTATTATGCTATTTTTATCAACTGGTTTTGTTTTAGCTGAAGACAATGCTGCAAATAAAGAAAATAATAATGATCAAAAAAACGATATTGTAATATACATAGAAGATGAAGAAGTAAGCAAAGAGTTAGAGCCTATTATAAGAGATGATAGGACATATGCTCCTGTTAGAAATTTAGCTGAAACCTTGGGAGCAGATGTTAAGTTTAAGCCAGAGGATAGACGTATAATAATTTCATATGATAATTTAGAAATTAGCATGTGGATTGATAATGAATATGTTATAGTTAATGATAAGGAGACAGAGACGGATTCTCCAGTATTTATTGAGAATGATAGGTCTTATGCACCTTTGAGATTTTTAGCAGAGTGGTTTGAATATGATGTAAAATGGAATGAAGAATCACGAAGTGTTGATCTAACTCCAAAATACGAAAAAGAAGAAGAGAAAGAAGATGAAAAAAAAGAAAAAGAAGAAAAATATGAACAACCTGATTTTGATATAGACTTAGAAGATGAAAAGATCAGAGTTGAACTAAATATTGAAGATTTTCAAACAGTAGACGAGCATGTGTATAAAGAAGAACAAAAACTTTTGGATGTAGAATTTGAAGATAATGAAATTAATTTTTACTTTACTGGAGAAAAGTATTACAAATTAATAGATCAGTTTAATGATCCGTTATTAGAGGAGATAGTAGTAGAGCCACTGGATTTAGACGAAATTGATGATGTTTCGGATGATTATGAGGACAATGAAGAATTAAATATAAATAAACTAACTTTTCGGCTTAAATATCCTATCCCCGAGAATAACTTTGAATATTATGATCTACTAGATGCTGAAAATAAGCTTGAGTTTAATATCTTTAGAGAATTTAAAGAAGTGAAAAAAGAAAAAGAATTAGAAGCTGGTTTATTATCAAGAAACATATTCAAAGGTGTGAGAGATGGGCCCTTAAACATAAACAAGTTATATTTTGATCCTGAAGAAAGTGATTTAGAGCTTGACTTGGTACTGGCACAAGATGAAATCAAAGGACTTGAAAGTATAGAGGAGATAGCCAAAAGAAAAGAAGCAGTAGCAGCTATTAATGGTGGATATTTTCACTGGCAGGGTGATCCTTTAGGTTTAACAATAAAAAATGGTCGTTTAATAACTCATCCGCGTAATTCTAGCAGCGCTTTTATTATGGACGGGGAAACAAATAAAGCAGAAATAAAACAAATAGATATGGGTGATGATCATAAAGCTATAATAAATGATGGTGAATTTGAACTTAACATTTATCACTTTAATAGAACCAGAGGCGAAGGACGTGTTATTGTATACACTAGAGAATATGGAGAAAAAACCGGCACACCTGATGAAAATGATAAAGGGCATAAAGAATTTGTAGTGGTTGATGGCAAAGTTAAAGAAATAAATTACGGAGATAGCAAAATACCTGAAGATGGTTACGTTATATCCGTGGATGAAAAAAACGATGATGATTGGGATATTATAAAAGAAGATGACGAAATAAAACTTGAATGGGATCTAGAGCCAGAACTTACACTAGAGAACATCTCTTTTGCTATCGGGGCTGGTCCTGGGTTGATTTCTGATGGTGAGATTAATGTCAAAACAGAAGAAGAAAAAGTAGCAGACAATATTAGTACTGGTAGAAATCCACGTACTGCTATTGGAATACTTCCAGATGATGAAATATTACTTATAACAGTGGATGGTAGAGCACCAACCAAAAGTATAGGGTTTGAGTTAGAGGAACTAGCAGAGTACTTAAAAGATTTAGGTGTTAAGTCCGCCTTAAATCTAGATGGTGGAGGCTCTACAATGATGTGGCTAGAAGATGAAATAATAAATCATCCCTCAGGTGCAACTTTAAGAAACATTGGAAATGCATTAGTAATATCATAA
- a CDS encoding P-II family nitrogen regulator codes for MAEITKIEIITRQSKFENLKDALNEIGITGMTVSQVLGCGLQKGKTEVYRGSEYTIDLLPKTKVEVVVSEVPVEKVTETARKVLNTGQIGDGKIFIYPVQNVIRVRTGEEGYNAL; via the coding sequence ATGGCTGAAATTACAAAAATAGAAATAATAACGCGCCAAAGTAAGTTTGAAAATTTAAAAGACGCTCTAAACGAAATAGGAATCACTGGTATGACGGTTTCTCAAGTACTTGGATGTGGGCTTCAAAAAGGAAAAACTGAAGTCTATAGAGGTAGTGAATACACAATAGATCTTTTACCCAAGACAAAAGTAGAAGTTGTGGTAAGTGAAGTACCGGTTGAAAAAGTGACTGAAACTGCAAGAAAAGTTCTAAACACAGGTCAAATCGGCGATGGTAAAATATTTATCTATCCTGTTCAAAACGTCATCAGGGTTAGGACTGGCGAAGAAGGTTACAACGCTCTTTAA
- a CDS encoding sodium:calcium antiporter codes for MLILWIVFILLSILIFVSGATLSKTADKIAIKTGIGGLWIGALTLPLITSIPEVVVGIRAASIEAVDLAMGNLFGSNMLNLSIIIFIDFFSGKKQLSRSLQQGHILTSGLYIVMVGVALLGMSLEWIPSIGFIGVESIIIALIYISTIRFISRDQKRRNNESLIHENIQEVVHNENDTTTKNNYKVDLKRVSKKDILIFVSSAIVAILASRGLADTGNLIAIETGLKESLFGSIFIAISTTLPEIVIIISAARIGAVDMAVGNILGANLLNIGLIFLVDLFYLQGPLLLSASKTHLISGIITVVMTAILIIGVTYRSQRNIFGIGLDTVFILLMYCVGLINIIVS; via the coding sequence ATGCTTATTTTATGGATTGTATTTATTTTACTATCTATTTTGATATTTGTTTCAGGGGCAACACTATCCAAAACAGCAGACAAAATTGCTATAAAAACAGGTATTGGTGGCCTATGGATAGGAGCTTTAACACTTCCTCTTATAACTTCAATTCCAGAAGTAGTTGTTGGGATAAGAGCAGCCAGTATAGAGGCAGTAGATTTAGCCATGGGTAATTTATTTGGCAGTAATATGTTGAACCTATCTATTATTATTTTTATAGATTTTTTTTCCGGTAAAAAACAACTCTCAAGAAGCCTACAACAAGGACATATATTGACGAGCGGGCTTTATATAGTTATGGTCGGAGTAGCACTTCTAGGTATGAGTTTAGAATGGATCCCTTCAATAGGGTTTATCGGGGTTGAATCCATAATAATCGCACTAATCTATATTTCAACGATAAGATTTATTAGCCGTGATCAGAAAAGAAGAAACAATGAAAGTTTAATACATGAAAACATTCAAGAGGTAGTACATAATGAAAATGATACAACCACAAAAAACAACTATAAAGTAGATTTAAAAAGAGTTTCAAAAAAAGATATTTTAATTTTTGTATCATCAGCTATAGTAGCAATTTTAGCCTCAAGAGGACTTGCAGATACAGGTAATTTAATTGCAATAGAAACTGGGTTAAAAGAATCGCTGTTCGGATCAATTTTTATTGCAATTAGTACAACTTTACCAGAAATAGTTATAATAATCTCAGCTGCTAGAATAGGCGCAGTTGACATGGCTGTTGGGAATATTCTGGGTGCTAATCTACTAAATATCGGCTTGATCTTCTTAGTAGACTTATTTTACCTACAGGGGCCATTATTATTGTCAGCAAGCAAAACTCATTTAATTTCAGGAATTATCACTGTAGTAATGACAGCGATACTTATTATAGGTGTGACTTACAGATCCCAAAGGAATATATTCGGTATAGGTTTGGACACTGTTTTTATCCTTTTGATGTACTGTGTAGGTTTAATAAATATTATTGTAAGTTGA
- a CDS encoding flavodoxin family protein, with protein sequence MKVTAYNGSPRGEKGNTNVLVQELLKGAEKEGASIGNHFLKDYTVNSCQGCFHCWTKTPGKCVINDDMNDLLPEFLDSDIVVLASPLYVDNITAILKLFLERLIPMAEPFFEKDQEGECVHPKRYDKSPKIVVVSNSGFPELSHFQVLELLFKRVARNFGTEVVGEIYRGAGELLKVEHPMLKEQMTKYKELLQNAGKELVNENKILDKTQAELNKPLIPHDEYIKMANKYWNKKVNE encoded by the coding sequence ATGAAGGTTACAGCTTATAATGGAAGTCCCAGGGGAGAGAAGGGGAACACAAACGTTTTAGTACAAGAGCTTTTAAAAGGAGCAGAAAAAGAAGGAGCTTCAATTGGTAATCACTTTTTAAAAGATTACACAGTTAACAGTTGTCAAGGATGTTTTCACTGCTGGACAAAAACTCCAGGAAAATGTGTGATAAACGATGACATGAATGATTTGTTGCCAGAATTTTTGGATTCAGATATAGTTGTTCTTGCCAGTCCTCTTTATGTAGATAATATTACAGCGATACTTAAACTCTTTCTCGAAAGATTGATACCGATGGCTGAACCTTTCTTCGAAAAAGATCAAGAAGGCGAATGCGTTCATCCAAAAAGATATGATAAGAGTCCTAAGATAGTGGTAGTTTCAAATAGTGGCTTTCCGGAACTAAGTCATTTTCAAGTCTTAGAGCTATTGTTTAAGCGTGTGGCTAGAAATTTTGGCACTGAAGTGGTAGGAGAAATCTACAGGGGAGCAGGGGAACTGCTTAAGGTTGAACATCCAATGTTAAAAGAACAAATGACTAAGTACAAAGAGCTGTTACAGAATGCAGGCAAGGAACTTGTTAATGAAAATAAAATTCTAGATAAAACGCAAGCTGAATTAAACAAACCCTTAATTCCTCACGATGAATATATTAAAATGGCAAACAAATACTGGAACAAAAAAGTTAACGAATAG
- a CDS encoding stalk domain-containing protein — protein MKEAKFVTGILLTLVFIFIFQIAAGFTEPSNDDRNILEKEQAEKEKQEQNGKKHSIKGLSVGDKVSDVKAVLGEPRRKDESEHDFDWYIYNEKYKEYLQVGIKNNEVVALLGTPSVINSPQKNYNNINREDVHSYYGDPNYKSEHKDGYAISSDGDNVDYKIGFYYDSFDNDQVYLAKILSDNYPLFSYNNYGDKSQEYFQDMEKQIIDQINVLRSTREKSSYYAHEGLNELVRTFSQSMAENNHSFSDIVDSNLDIEDWSINIAKGQNNALEIVNSWLNSPSNHREIIFEDFTFASVGTTKTEDEEISTILKAVSIENNEDIDIYVDGKRQEFERLPRVVDGSVIVPLGTLFNRLDVQMEWEPETKTIIAKKEGNTLKLQVDKKEYYFNDKKEKLNTPVEEIEDVIFVPLRVISENFDYKVTWNADYNLIIIE, from the coding sequence ATGAAAGAAGCAAAATTTGTTACTGGTATTTTATTAACACTGGTTTTTATATTTATCTTTCAGATAGCAGCTGGCTTTACTGAACCTTCAAATGATGACAGAAATATATTAGAAAAAGAACAAGCAGAGAAAGAAAAGCAAGAACAAAATGGTAAAAAACACAGTATAAAAGGATTATCAGTTGGCGATAAGGTGAGTGATGTAAAAGCAGTTTTGGGGGAACCTAGAAGAAAAGATGAAAGCGAACATGATTTTGATTGGTATATATATAATGAAAAGTACAAGGAATATTTGCAGGTAGGTATAAAAAATAACGAAGTAGTAGCTCTTCTAGGCACCCCAAGTGTTATTAATTCGCCCCAAAAAAATTATAACAATATTAATAGAGAAGATGTACATAGCTATTATGGTGACCCTAATTACAAAAGTGAACACAAGGATGGTTACGCAATATCTAGCGATGGTGATAATGTAGATTATAAAATTGGGTTTTATTATGATAGTTTTGATAATGATCAAGTTTATTTAGCTAAAATACTTAGCGATAATTATCCATTGTTTTCATATAATAATTACGGTGATAAAAGTCAAGAGTACTTTCAGGATATGGAGAAACAAATTATTGACCAGATAAATGTATTACGATCAACTAGAGAAAAGTCTTCTTATTATGCCCATGAAGGTTTGAATGAATTGGTTAGAACTTTTAGTCAAAGCATGGCAGAAAATAATCATAGTTTCTCTGATATAGTAGATTCAAACCTTGACATAGAAGATTGGAGTATAAACATTGCAAAAGGTCAAAATAATGCTTTAGAAATTGTGAATTCTTGGCTTAACTCTCCATCAAATCATAGAGAAATAATTTTTGAAGATTTTACCTTTGCTTCTGTAGGGACTACAAAAACCGAAGATGAAGAAATATCAACTATTCTGAAGGCTGTAAGTATAGAAAATAATGAAGATATTGATATTTACGTTGATGGTAAAAGGCAGGAATTTGAACGCTTGCCTAGAGTCGTTGATGGTAGTGTTATAGTACCTTTGGGTACTTTGTTCAATAGGTTAGATGTTCAAATGGAATGGGAACCAGAAACTAAAACTATAATAGCCAAAAAAGAAGGTAATACACTAAAATTACAAGTAGACAAAAAAGAATATTATTTTAATGATAAAAAAGAAAAGTTAAATACTCCCGTAGAGGAAATAGAAGATGTGATTTTTGTACCTCTTCGAGTAATAAGTGAAAACTTCGATTATAAAGTTACGTGGAATGCGGACTATAATTTGATTATTATTGAATAA
- a CDS encoding TIGR01212 family radical SAM protein (This family includes YhcC from E. coli K-12, an uncharacterized radical SAM protein.), which translates to MDEEKRYLTYSDYLKSKYGEKVYKLPVNLPGTCPNRDNFIGSSGCIFCDEEGSGFDLLPNSLAIKEQIEKNKKFFSQRFKAKKFIVYYQAFTNTYWPLDKFKSFVEVSGEVEDVVEVSVSTRPDCISDNYLDVLKSLSENKNLDINIELGLQTINYHTLEKINRGHTLAEFVDAVKRNKKRGFATCVHLIINLPWDNMNDVVECAKLMSALEVEQVKLHSLYIVEGTVLGEMYKNNEFEVISLDEYVERVINFIEHLSSDIVIQRLVGKGPKNKLLFNNWDRSWWHIKERIEKTLQERNTWQGKKCNYLNGRALNKFQ; encoded by the coding sequence ATGGACGAAGAAAAACGTTACCTGACTTATTCAGATTATTTAAAAAGCAAGTATGGGGAAAAAGTATATAAACTTCCGGTAAATCTTCCTGGAACATGTCCAAATAGGGATAATTTTATAGGAAGTAGTGGCTGTATTTTTTGTGATGAAGAAGGTTCCGGGTTTGATCTTCTTCCAAATTCGTTGGCTATCAAAGAACAAATTGAAAAAAATAAAAAATTTTTTTCCCAGAGGTTTAAAGCAAAAAAATTTATTGTCTATTACCAAGCCTTTACTAATACCTATTGGCCTCTTGACAAATTTAAATCTTTTGTTGAAGTAAGTGGAGAAGTTGAAGATGTAGTTGAAGTATCTGTATCAACAAGACCGGACTGTATTAGTGATAATTACCTTGATGTATTAAAATCTTTGAGTGAAAACAAAAATCTTGATATTAATATTGAGCTTGGGCTTCAAACGATTAATTACCATACTTTAGAGAAAATAAACAGAGGTCATACCCTGGCAGAGTTTGTGGATGCAGTAAAAAGAAATAAAAAAAGAGGCTTTGCCACTTGTGTTCATTTGATTATAAACTTACCCTGGGACAATATGAATGATGTTGTAGAATGTGCTAAGCTAATGTCAGCACTTGAGGTAGAGCAGGTAAAATTACATTCACTCTATATTGTAGAAGGTACAGTACTGGGTGAGATGTATAAAAATAATGAATTTGAAGTAATTTCTTTAGATGAATATGTAGAAAGAGTAATTAACTTTATTGAACATCTTTCAAGTGATATAGTGATTCAGCGCCTGGTGGGGAAAGGTCCTAAGAATAAACTCCTTTTTAACAATTGGGATAGAAGCTGGTGGCACATAAAAGAAAGGATAGAAAAAACATTACAAGAAAGAAATACTTGGCAGGGGAAAAAATGTAACTATCTTAATGGAAGGGCCCTTAATAAATTTCAGTAA
- a CDS encoding indolepyruvate oxidoreductase subunit beta, which yields MNKGSDILLVGVGGQGTILASRILAHVAQDNNLEVKISEVHGMAQRGGSVVTHLRMGDKVYSPLIQKGQADVILAFEQLEAWRWLGYLREGGMAVVNTQVISPVPVISGYQEYPDNIINRLKKNVDKTLEVDALKLAEQAGNEKTVNVVLLGVLARQLEFEKNYWVRALESIIPEKIIEPNKEAFMLGYNHT from the coding sequence ATGAATAAAGGATCTGACATTTTACTTGTTGGAGTCGGCGGACAGGGAACCATATTGGCCAGTAGAATTTTAGCCCACGTTGCTCAGGATAATAATTTAGAGGTCAAAATCTCTGAAGTGCATGGAATGGCCCAAAGAGGAGGTAGCGTTGTTACTCACCTCAGAATGGGAGATAAGGTTTATTCTCCGCTTATTCAGAAAGGACAAGCAGATGTTATACTTGCTTTTGAACAATTAGAAGCCTGGCGTTGGCTTGGGTATTTAAGAGAGGGCGGGATGGCTGTAGTTAATACACAGGTAATCAGCCCCGTACCCGTAATATCAGGATACCAAGAATACCCTGACAATATAATAAATAGATTAAAGAAAAACGTTGATAAAACTTTAGAAGTTGATGCGCTAAAATTAGCTGAACAGGCTGGAAATGAAAAAACAGTTAATGTTGTCCTGTTAGGAGTGCTTGCCAGACAGTTAGAATTTGAGAAAAATTACTGGGTTAGAGCCCTTGAAAGTATTATACCTGAAAAAATAATTGAGCCAAATAAAGAAGCATTCATGTTAGGTTATAATCATACTTAA
- the iorA gene encoding indolepyruvate ferredoxin oxidoreductase subunit alpha, which translates to MNYTLLSGNEAIARGAFESGVKVAAAYPGTPSTEILQNVAEYEDIYAQWSSNEKVALEVGIGASIGGARTLVAMKHVGVNVAADPLMTLSYTGVNGGLVLVSADDPGMHSSQNEQDNRRFAKFAKIPLLEPSDSQEAKDYVGKALDISERFDLPVMLRVTTRISHALTGVNLEEPNEGNLKEYNKDKEKYVMIPAYGRKRHEVLENKLVDMKSFSENSSLNQIEWGDKDIGIITSGICYQYVKEALPGSSCLKLGFTHPLPEKLIKEFASKVNKLYVVEELEPYMEEKIKAMGIEVIGKEVFPLNGEISASMIQEKIKGEKEFETIQLSDYDEDEIPARPPVMCPGCSHRGVFYTLKKLKLIVTGDIGCYTLGCLPPLESIDSCVCMGASIGKALGMEKANPELKGKIVAVIGDSTYFHSGLTGTLDVAYNLGSSTIIILDNRTTAMTGHQDHPGTGKTLKGEETKAASLSEVVKAMGVDRVTIADPSNLEKTKEIVQEEVNISEPSVIIFRKPCALLERKKDTPYVVDEDKCVYCKLCLNLGCPALMNDVEEEKVQVEKTMCTGCSLCEQVCKKGAIKKAGDTNE; encoded by the coding sequence ATGAACTATACTTTGTTATCCGGGAATGAAGCTATCGCCCGTGGTGCTTTTGAAAGTGGCGTCAAGGTTGCTGCTGCTTATCCAGGAACTCCTAGTACAGAAATCTTGCAAAATGTTGCAGAGTATGAGGATATATATGCCCAGTGGTCATCTAACGAAAAAGTAGCATTAGAAGTAGGGATTGGAGCTTCTATTGGTGGAGCTAGAACCCTTGTGGCAATGAAACATGTTGGGGTAAATGTGGCGGCAGATCCTTTGATGACTCTGTCATATACAGGTGTTAATGGGGGGTTGGTACTCGTATCAGCTGACGACCCTGGTATGCACAGTTCTCAAAATGAACAGGATAATCGACGTTTCGCAAAATTTGCTAAAATACCCTTACTAGAACCATCTGATAGTCAAGAGGCGAAAGACTATGTAGGTAAAGCTCTTGATATTAGTGAGAGATTTGATCTTCCGGTGATGCTTCGGGTTACTACCAGGATATCTCATGCACTGACAGGAGTTAATTTAGAAGAACCTAATGAGGGCAACTTAAAAGAATACAATAAAGACAAAGAAAAATATGTAATGATACCTGCGTATGGAAGGAAAAGACATGAAGTACTTGAAAACAAACTTGTCGATATGAAAAGCTTTAGTGAAAATTCTAGTTTGAACCAAATCGAGTGGGGAGACAAAGATATTGGAATAATAACATCTGGAATATGTTATCAATATGTTAAAGAGGCTTTGCCTGGTTCTTCTTGTTTGAAGCTTGGTTTTACACATCCTTTACCTGAAAAATTAATTAAAGAATTTGCAAGCAAAGTTAACAAATTATATGTTGTTGAAGAATTAGAACCATATATGGAAGAAAAGATAAAAGCAATGGGGATAGAAGTTATTGGCAAGGAAGTATTTCCTCTAAACGGTGAAATAAGCGCATCTATGATTCAGGAAAAAATAAAAGGTGAAAAAGAATTTGAAACTATTCAATTAAGTGATTATGATGAGGATGAAATTCCAGCCAGGCCTCCCGTTATGTGTCCTGGTTGCTCACATAGAGGAGTCTTTTATACTCTCAAAAAATTAAAACTTATAGTTACTGGAGATATAGGTTGTTATACTCTTGGTTGTCTCCCACCTTTGGAGTCTATAGATAGCTGTGTTTGTATGGGGGCAAGCATTGGAAAAGCCCTTGGAATGGAAAAGGCTAATCCAGAGCTAAAAGGTAAAATAGTAGCAGTTATTGGCGACTCAACGTATTTTCACTCTGGCTTAACAGGCACCTTGGATGTGGCATACAATCTTGGATCATCAACTATAATAATTCTTGATAACAGAACAACGGCCATGACAGGACATCAAGATCATCCTGGCACAGGAAAAACTCTAAAAGGAGAAGAGACCAAAGCTGCAAGTCTTAGTGAAGTTGTAAAAGCTATGGGCGTTGACCGTGTAACTATTGCTGATCCTTCAAACTTAGAAAAGACAAAAGAAATTGTCCAAGAAGAGGTGAACATATCAGAACCCTCTGTAATAATTTTTAGAAAGCCATGTGCTCTATTAGAAAGAAAAAAGGATACACCTTATGTTGTTGATGAGGATAAATGTGTCTATTGCAAACTTTGTCTGAACCTTGGTTGTCCTGCTCTAATGAATGATGTTGAAGAAGAAAAAGTTCAAGTAGAAAAAACCATGTGTACTGGCTGCAGTTTATGTGAACAGGTATGTAAAAAGGGTGCTATCAAGAAAGCAGGTGATACAAATGAATAA